The following is a genomic window from Saccopteryx bilineata isolate mSacBil1 chromosome 4, mSacBil1_pri_phased_curated, whole genome shotgun sequence.
agaggccGGGCCGGTTCTGTGCTCCAGGCTGGACTTGCGcacaggaggggctgggggcgcAGACCCGCCGGGCCTCAGGGACGGGCCCCCCTTGGGAGCCACGCTCTTCTTGCTGCTGGGGGCGGCCTTCAGGCTGCCCGAGCTGGCCGCTGTCTCGGCCGGGCTGTTCCCCCAGTGTGTGGCCGGCGTGGTCACTCCCAGTGTGGTGGCCCCCCTGCGCAGCGGCGGGATCTGAGCCGCAGCCACCGGTCTGTGGGCCGCCCTGGCTGCCGCCTCGCCGCCGTCCACCACCCTGTGGGCACCAGCCAGCACTGGGACCGGGCTGGGCGTTCTGCCAGCAGAGCCGGCCTGGAGCGGGTCACACGCCTCTCCTCGGAGcagccaggggtcctcaaacagGCTTCCGGGGCCAGGCGGGCTCAGGGCCAGGCGGGGGCAGCCCACGTGACTGGCCGCTGAGGTAGTCCTGGGTTTCCGGGGAAGGCTGGAGTGGATGGTCTGTGCTGGGGCTGCCCCAGGAGGGGACGTGGCCTGGGGCTCCCTGCCAGGCCGGGTGGGGGCTGCTGCAGCCATGGGGACAGGACTGCCCAGCCTGTGGCACTCTGGGAATCCTAGGCTGTGGTCCTCCGGGGAGCTGTCCGGGACTGGGGGGCCCAGGAGGTCGAGCCCTGCCAGTGGGTCGGAGCCGAAAGGGTCCGGGCTGGCCTGCGAGGCCGGCCTCGGTGCCGGCCCAAGGCTGCCGTCGCTGAGCCAGGGACAGGAGGCGTGGGGGGCCTGCAAGGAGCATGAGTCCCAGGAGCTGGCAGAGGAGCCGGCGGCCGGCGCGCTGCAGGCGTCGAACTCGTCGTTCATGCTGCTGATGATGCTCACGGGCCTCGAACCTGAGGCCAGGGCCTGCAGGGAGCAGTCGCTGCTGAAGCTGGCCAGGCTGGCGGGGCGCCCGCCCAGGGACAGCTCCTCCACCACCGTAAACACCAGCTCGTCCTCGCCATTCAGCTCCACGGGCTGCTGCAGGGTCACCGTGGTGGTCAGCAGGCCCCGCTCCACGCGGCCCCGAGTGGACGGGCGGGAGGGGCCCCCCTGCCCGCTTAGGCCTGCCGGGGGCGTCCGGCCCACACTGTCAGCGCCCCCGCCTCCGGGCTCATCGGGGACGCGGACAGCCTCCAGCTGCCCAGGCGGTGGCGGGGCTGGACTGGGCAGTGGCCTCCTGCCTCCGCCCCCCATGCCTCTGTCTGGCACGAGCAGCTCAGGTTTGGTGCTGCCATCCTCCCTCGGGTCCCTGGGTGCCTTGGGGGGCTCCGGGGCGCCCCGGTGGGTGTCTGGGCCGGGGCTGCCATGAGGTGTGCTGGCCGCCAGCGGGGCGCCGACAGCCATCCTGGGGGCCGCGGCCTCGGGCAGCACGGGCTTCCTGGCCCCCCGGGCCGGGCTGGCCGGGGCCCCAGAGGGGCCCTCCCTGCCGTCGATGTCCCCCAGCCGCTCCTGCAGCTCCGCAAAGGTGCTGCAGCGGAAGTGGTCGGCGTCCCGTGGGCCCCCCGAGAACCGGCGACGGCTCAGCGCAGGGATGATGGGCACGAAGTCAGGCGGGCCCTCGTTGTCCGTGAGCTCGCGGTCAGACAGCGCCGCCCCGCCGGGTCCCACATAAATGACCGTGTCACAGGACTGCTCGCTGCTGGAGGAGTAGTCGGGATCGCCGGGCGAGCTGGAGGCCAGGCGGTTCGGGTCTGGGGCCCCCAGGCGCGGGTAGAAGGGTGGCAGGACCAGGGGGCGGTGGGCGTGGCCTTCCTCACAGGAGCTGTCCCCACCCGAGGAGCTGGAGGCGTACTGGGGGCAGAGCAAGCCTGCGTGTGAGCACTGGGCCCGCCCACGTACCCCTGCGGCacgcgtgcacacgcacacacacacacggcactcCGAGAGGGAATGTCAGCACCAGCCACCAGCCTGTCCCTCCCACCTAGCAGTGGGAAGAGGCACTAATGGGCTCAGGCACAAGCACAGCCAAGCCCTCTCCGCACTTCCAAGAAAACAGCAAGAACCAGTCACGGGGAGGCGGGAATGCATGCCCAGGGCCGTGTGCCCAAAACTGGATCCAGGACCCAGACCCATGTCCTTCTGACCCAGGGAGCCCAACTCCACCCTGCTGGTCGGTGAAATGGGAGGTGGGAGGCCATGGGGACCCACGAGGCAGCACTGACCACCCAGTGACGCCTGGGCCAGGCCGACAGAGGCCAGGCAGGCAGAGTCCCCCTGCACGTAGCTCCAATTCTGCTGGGACGTAGGGTGACTTCAGAcatggctgcctgcctcctctgggcAGGGCCAGGTGGCAGCCCCATgactcagggcacagaggaggccCGGGCCCTcggagggtggggagaggtagGCGGGGGAGAGAACCAACCTTGACCTTCTTCCTGCGCAGACGGTGGATACGGGCGGCCAGCTGGGCGGTGCTGAGCGTCTCGGCGTGGCGGGCCGGTGCATCCGAGATGTGGGCGATCATGGTGGTGTGGCAGTTGGTAGTGGCCAGGGCTTCCCGCAGCAGCAGGGTGAGCCTGTgctccctgggggtggggagtgtcAGAGTGCGAAGCTGGCCATCAGGGTGCAGGGCGGCAGGGAAGGAGCAGCTGTTGCCAGACCAGGGCGTGCCCGCATCACCGGGACCTGgtctgccattcacctctgtcccctgggTGCCgggccccccccccaaccctgggTCATGAGGCCCCCATCAGGCACGGGAAAATACAGAACTAAAGAGCTCAGAGGCCAAATTCACTGGACCTGCCCAACCTGCTCCAGGCTGGTTCCCCAAGGGCTACCCGGCCACTGCCCACTGAGGACCCACTGCTCACCTGTAGGGCACGTGCTTGGCTCCGCTGACCAGGGCCAAGATGACACTGCCCAAGgccgacagggacagacagagggggCCCCCGGGTGCCTCCCCGCCCCTGCTGGGCACCCCCTCGCAGCTGCCCAGGTCGATGAGGTGCAGGCGGCTGCGGCCTCCGGACACTGGAACCACAAGGCAGGCGGGTGAGACATGGCCCTGGGCAGCGGCCCTGCCTCTGGCCCCAGCCTGTGGGCGCCAGCCGCAGTGGACACCTACTTCCGCCCCGGCCGCACTTCTCCACGCGGTACTGGTAGACGTGCAGCGTGAACAGCATGTGGGAGCCGCCCCGGGCGCCTCTGGGGTCTCCGGCCCGGCCGGCGCTGCGGGCAGCAAGAGCCGCGTCCAGGTAGAAGGCCGCCTTCTCGGCCGTGGGCGCCCGCAGCTCGCTCTGGTTCTGGAGCTGGGCCAGGCAGGGGAGACGGAGCCTCAGTGGCCTGGGGTGCAGAcgcagcccccgccccccacaaGGACCAGCGAACGGAGGTGCGGGGTACCTGTGCCCCACAGACTGGGTCCTCCCGCAAGTACACGCCTGGAGCCGGGGTGTCCTGGAGGGTGCCCGAGGCCGCCTCGGACAGCAAGTCGCGCAGGCCCTGGTCCTGGCCGCACACCTCCACGGCGGAGACGCGGACGGAGAAGCGGGTGCCTGTCCTCTCCTTGCGCTCCTCAATGAGCCGGAAGAGCCAGGAGATGGCGCAGGGCACCACGCCCAGGCTCTGCGGCGAGCTGTCCCTCCCAATCATGGTGTACGATTTGCCTGAGGGCCACCGGGAGGCATCAGGGCCCAGGCCATGCTCCGCGTGACCGCCCGTCAGAGCCCACCTGACCCGGCAGCCGCCTCCCAACCCTGCCCAGTGTCCTCAGAGCCAACCTGGGGCCACTGAGACCCCAAGGGCCTCCTCGGACCTGCTCCAAGGCCCCACCTTCCAGGCCTGCAGGGTTTTGGCTTCCTCTCCCCGAGCCCCCCGCCCCATGTGCCCACCCACTGCCCATGTGGTTACGCCCACATCCCCCTCCCCATCCGGAAACGGGGCTCAGGGACTCAGTGGATGACAGGGGCCCTCACCGAGGCTCGTGTGGCCGAAGGAAAAAATGCAACCATCAGCCCCACTGACCACAGACTGGAGCACATCCGCCACCGTCCCTGAGCAGACCTCCGCCTGCGGGAGGGACAGAGAGTCGGGCATTTGTCTCCCAGCATCCCGACGTGTCCACTTGTCCCCGTCACACGCAGGCAGCCAGTTCACGAGGTGGCCAGGCTGGCATACTCAGATCTCTGTGTGCCCCCAGGACAGGGCACACGCAGCATGAACCGACTAGACACGCAGCTAACAGGCAAGCACACGTGTGCGTGCACAAGTCACTACCAGCGTGGACACGGCCAGGACAAACTCCAGCGCCCGTGGCCCAGCACGCAGGGGACGCACAGACCATTCCCGGAGCTCACACACACATCCAGGTCGGCTCTCGCAGCAGGTGGGCTCTTCCCGGGGGAACCTCGGCCTGAAAACCAGGCCAGGCGCCGGGTGCAGACACCCCAGGGGCCGAGGGGGGCGCAGAGGGGCACAGGTGTGACCTCAGGGCCCTGAGCCGGCAGCTGTCCCCAGGCCCTCAGCCCACACCCATTCCCTCACCTGCTCTGAGTCCTGGGGGAAGACGGCATCGAAGGCAAACATCTTAGGGACCGCGGTGGTGGAGGCCCGTCGGGGACCTGTGCTGCCCGGGAGCCCCGCAGCCGGGTCATAAAGGGTCACCTGCTTCTTCCGCGGATCCACCTTCAGGAAGGAAGTGGACTCGGCCGAGCGCTGGGCCCCCTCGGCCGGCCAGACCCGCAGCATGACCTTTACCTGGAGGCAGGCAGGAGCAGGCACCTGAACAGCCGGCCACCCACCCTGCCAGCTGCTCATCACGGGGCAGCGGAGCCCCAGGCAGGAGCTGGGACGGCGGGCCTCCGCACGGATCCCTCCGCAGGAATGTGGGGCCCGCGCCCCTGCTCTGGGCCAGAGCGGGTCCCGGATGAGGTCAGCGGGGCAGAAGGAACGCGAGCCCAGAGGAAGGCTGGCCAGCGTGGGGCAAGTCAGCACAGGGCAGGCAGGCCACCGAGCAGAGGGAGGGCGGGCAGAGACGGAAGTGCGGGGGCGGCACAGAGGGATCCCGCCTGCCCTCGATGTGGGGTTCACCACACCCCCTTGCTGACTGGACACAGCACCCGGGGGGTGCTGACCCCAGAGGTACAGACCGTTTGAGAGCCAGTCACCCTCCGTGTGCACCCTCAGCTCTGCCAGCTTCCAGGGTGGAACACTTGCATGCTGACACCTCCCCACCAGGCCCCATACCCCGAGAGGAGGGAGGAAACGTGCTCAGAGAGGTCAACTGCCTCACCGGCATCGCACAGCCTGAGAGCAGCTGCCTGAAACCCCAAACCCCGAGTCTGAGGGCAGTGAGAGAGGGCGAGGCCAGCAGAGGCCGGCACCAAGACGCCCCCACAGGAAGATGCTGGCCCAAGCCTCTCCCAGCAGGGCCCTCCTTGGGCCCCACCCGATGGAGGGGGGCTGCCCAGCACACCCTGGGCCCCTCCAACGCCGGAGGACAGGCAGCCAGATCGGCCATCCCTGGACTGGGCCGGTGCCCCAGAGCAGCTCACTGCCGGCTGAGAGGGAGGGCAGTCCCCACACCCAGCCCCCCGCCCTCTACCCTGGGGGCCCTTCCTTCCCCCCAGCCCCTGAACCTGAGTTCTTCAGGGCTCTGAGTGCAGCTGCCACCACAGGAGGGCTGGAAACAGATGCCCCACTGCGGGGACAGGCCTGGGCCCTAATGCCCCAGGAGAGAAACTCGGAATCCCACTTACGGGCAGGATGCTGGTCTGCAGAGAGCCTGACAATGGGCAAAGGGAAGGAAATGGTGGCCCTGCTGAGAagacaatccttttttttttaatttttatttatttattcattttcgagttaagagaagagagagagagagagagagagagagagaaggggggaggagcaggaagcatcaactcccatatgtgccttgaccaggcaagcccaaggttttcaaaccagcgacctcagcgttccaggttgactgacactttatctactgtgccaggaagggggggggggactgagagGCCTCAGGTGGGGGCCAAGGAGGgagaggacagagcagaggggcAGGGGTCTGAGCTCAGCCGGCAGGTGACCAGGCAATCTCCGCTCTTGTGTCCACAAAACACAAGAATGCACAAAACTGTGTCCACCTTGCACAAGACTCGGCTTCCTGGACACTGGTCCAGCCCCGAAAAGCCCTCACCCTCCAGGGAACAGAaggctgaggggaggaggggctgggaaaCAAGATGCCCCAAACCTGTACCAGAAagaccccctcccccagagaGTGCCTCCTGTCCGGAGCAAAAAGAAAGGGTCCACGGGAGGAGCCGCCCTAAACCAGGAAACACCCCCCCTGCCGCCCGAGGAAAAGGCACCAGACTACTTTCAGGGGAGGTCACCTCCATGGTCCTGCGCCACGACAGCGTAAGCCAGATCGCGCGCACCTCACAGCCAATATTTCTCACGGACTTAATAGTAAGTGACAGATACATAACGCCCACAAAATTGGTTTACCGGGGGCAGCTCGCAATGGCGCCACCTCCCCTTCCCTGAGCGCGCAGGGATATGCAAAGCCCGCCCAGGAAGGCGCGTGCGTCCGGTCCTCGACCCTCAGTCCTCGGGGACGCGCGGGGAGCACTTTCCTACGGCTCCTGCCGCACTCCTGCGCCTGGTTCCATTAGCCCGGAATCAATTCTTTTATTCCCCAACGACCgaaaaaaactatttcatttcCAAATGCCGCTGCCAAGCGGCCCACGCGCGCGTGCACATTGCCCAGTCACGTTGGGCAATTTTTTTCCAGCGTGAACCCCCGGCCACTTCAGGAGCCAAATGGGTTCTGCAGAGGAGAGAGCTCCTGGTGCGCAGGGACTGGACACGGGCAGTGCCTGCCCCGGGCGCCCTGGCCCTGCTAAATGCACAGGCCATTGTCTGCAAGAATCCTGTCTTCCAAGACAAGCGCACGAGGCTGCCTCTGTCCTAAACGTTCAGAGTACAAAGCCCCACTGAATAGCTGCTGgttaggagaagaaaaaaaaaaaagaacactttgcATGAAAAAGAAAGGCTTTCTGCTCCTCAGAGGTGGCCCAggcgcggggggggggaggggcgctcAGCACCCACACAACAAGGATGTCTCTTTTAACAGGGCGAGATGATGGATTATTCCGAGCAGCATGTTCATGTCAGAAATTGAGCGTAATCTAACTTCTTTTCTGTGACAATATTAAATGCCTCTCAGAAGGCATTTCTGACTGTGACggaggcagggaggggcctggggTGCGCAGTGATAGGACGGACCGGTGACCAAGGGGACAGAAGAGAGTCACCCACAGAGAAGGGAGGACCGGGCCCTGGTGGAAACCTGGCCCCAGGAGGCAGTGGGGGGGGGCCTGCGGGCACCCCAAGTAAACGGGGTGTGTGCAACCTTCTGGCTGTCCACCCAAGACACCGGTCACTCGACCCACTCGGCCACAGACGAAGCCTAGATACTATGGATAGGCCACGTGACCAGGCCAAGGTCAAAGCCAGGCCCAGAGGTGTTTGTTGAAGGTCCCTCCCTACTCCCTAATGCCAGTGCACTCTCTCCAGTTCCCACCGTCCTCCCACTGGCCCAGGCAGAGCGACATCCCCATCCAGCAAGCTCCCGAGTCACCGACGCCATCCCTCCACGGGCACAGAGCCCTCCTCGCTAACCGTGCCCACGAGCCTGGGTGTGCTCGCAGATCCGACACAGGCAGCACCCTGGGCAGGGCTCCACTGCAGTGACCACTGACCCAGGCGGGGCCAGGATGAAGCCCAGTCTCAGCAAAAGGCCACGGAGCCAGAGGACAACATCCAGcgtggccagggcccagctggccGGTTCCCTGACTGGGTAAGGCCCTTCTCccctgtgggcctcagtttccccctatTCCCGTGGCCGGCTGTGGCTGGGATCTGCCTGGATACAGAGAGCCAAGGGTCCCACGCCTGCCCCTGGCCCCACCCGGGGGGCAGCATGCCAACAGAGGTGAGGCCAAAGGGTTCCTGGGGTCAGACCCCAATTCCTAGTCCCAGGAAGGCCTGGCTGTCCTGCCCCACACCGAGACCAGCACGTGACGCTGGAGCCCTCGCCCATTTCCTCCACCCTATCCCATCTCCCAGGGTCCCCGCAGCCACCTTGAGCCAACAGGGTTGGCCTGGGCCTCCGTCTCCCCATCTGTACCCCCCAACTGACCACCTTGTCCAGCCAAGGGGAAGGAAGCAGGGGTCTTCTGTCTCCTGcacccccttccccacacctgctcAAACACCCCCCCTATCAGGGCCGGGTCTACCTTTCCGACACTACTGGGGTTGTCCTTGGCCTTGGAGGCAGCCCTGAGCAGGCAGGGGGGTGCAGGGGGCGGCCACAGCTGCAGGACCCCGCTGAAGTCCGTGGGGTAGACGGAAGTGCCTCGGGCCGCGGGCGCCGGCGGTGGGTGGGGCTTCTTGCGcttggaggccaggctgagcttCTGGgcggccctgggggagggggggcaggcaGTTGGGGGTTCAGGAGCATCCCTGTCACCAGTCTTGCCCTGAATGCAGCTGCAGGGCCCCAGTTGGCaccccagggctggggctgccGAGTCTATCCCCAGCAGCTCAGGCCGGTGCAGGCCTGGCCAGGTGACGGGCAGGCAGACCCGGGAGCCCGGGAGCCCAGGTACCTACCACACCTGCCCTCTGCCTGCCCTGTGTCCCCAGCCCTGCAGCAGCCATGGGGAGCAGGACGCACCAGCCACTCACAGGCTGGGTGACGGTCTCTCCGTGCCTGTTTCCCCATCTCTCCCACGGGCCTGATGTGCTGCCAGAGGCCCTTGCGTGTGACCCCCACAAGCTGATATTCAAGGCACCGTCCACCCAGgggagccccccgcccccacggAAGGGCTGGAGGGGGGACGGCTCGGCTCAGCCCGTCTTGTCCTCCCGCCAGGGCCGTGGAGGAGCCTGACCCGCAGGCGACAGTGTGGCCCCTCGCCAGCCGCCTGCTCTGGGAGACGGATCCACAGCTGGTGTTTCGCTTGACTCCTCTCATCTTTAACAGGACTTGTCTGTTAAGAGACCCCAGGGATGACTTTCGTCCTAGTGAGGTGTCATCATCGAAAATAAAAGTAATCTATGACTCATGGCGGATCCCTAGCTGGGCGGGGGCTgggcaggagtggggggggggcgtcCCAGGATCCTGAGCCCATGGCTTCCAGCTGAGTCTCATAAGCACCCAGGTGGGGCCCAGACAAAGTGGGGTGCGTTCCGACACAAACAGATAGTAACCCAAGTCCCATCTGAGACTCCACACAAAAAAGGCCCTTGTCTCCCTGCATTGCCCTCGTCCCCCTCTGCCCGAAGACCACCCACAGGTCAGGGGCAGAACAGGGGCTCTCAGCATCACCTGGGCACAGGGTGAGAGTCAGGACAGGGGCCACAGCCTCACTGCAGTGACGATGGGGGGGACAGGAAGTCCAGGCCTAGCCTAGGAGTTTCAGCTCATGGGCacaccctgccccacccaacgCACAGCCCCACCCACCTGGGTCTCTCTGCAGCATCCCGCcaaccacggggggggggggggggctgtagtCCAACGTGGAGGACACCAGTGTCCAGCAGGCAGCCCCGCCCCACCAGCCTGGCACTGCCCCAGCAGGacaccagagaggaaggagcttgCAGGTGCACAGGGAGGCCCTCCCCCACCAGGCTGGACGGGGCGGGGCAGGCTGCGGAAGGGACGCAGGGCCTGGACCTGGCCTTGGCCCTCAAAGGTCAGGGAGACCCACGGCACTCCATGAACACGGCCGTGGTGCCCGCCCCGTGCTTGGGGGGCAAGGCAGCACACGGGGCCCGTCGGGCAACAGCCTGAGCTGAAAGCCATTGACTCAGCCTCCAGGCTGAGAGGACAGTTCAGCAAACTGCCATGGTGGAGGAGTGCCCCCAACCCCAAAGCTGGCTCCTGCCCCCCCCAAGGTTGGACAGGGTCAGCTAGGGACCCGAGCCTGtgtgtctgggggtggggggacagagcaTCCTATACCCATACCCCTAAGCCTCAGGGGACAGAGAAGGCCAAGTGACACTGTTTGGAGCCTCTCGTCTGCAGAGGCCAAGACCAGAGGGCAGGGCTGTGCCCTGTGGGCACACGTGAGGCCACAGAGGGCTCGGCACCCTCTGTGACCCTCTCAGGGGCCAGGAGTGGGCAGCACAGGCCTCAGCCCCACCCCGGCCACCCTCGGGCCCAGCCGTGGAGCACGGCAGACATCCTTCCCCACCTGACACACCCAGGTCCCGCCTGCACAGACGCGCGAGGTTCCGTCCTCTGAGGCCCTGCCAGCCCCAGGAGTCTGGAATGTTATTGGCCAAGCACCTCCGCCCCGTGTCTGACCTAACTCAAGGTGCCCTCTCCTCCAGACCCTGGCCCGGCACCGGCCAAGGGCCTGGCCCCGGCCGAGCCTGAGAGCCTGGGAACTGGGGAGCTGCAGCCCCCACTTGGCCCCGGGCCCCTGCTTCGCGGGTGTGACTCAAGGCGCGTCACTACATTAATGAGGCCCCAGGACGGGCAGCTCTCCTTTGATGAAATCCAGGCCCTCGTAAACTGGGACAAGCCCGTCAGCCACTGGGCGAGTGCACTTCAGCTGGCACGACCTGGGGgggcctgtggggaggggggggcgcTGGTTGGGTCAGGCCCGCTCTGCCCTCCGGGCCCCAGCCTCTGGGGGGCACGCCTGGTTTCTGAGCAGCAGGGGTGAAGATGGGGGGTTGCGATGAGACTGCGAGAACGAACAGTGTCCCTCATGGGACCACGCATGACTGCTGcacagctggggggtggggacccCACGGCGGGACCTGCCAGGGAGAGGCATGCTGGGAGGAGACATGCAGGGGGAGTATGGGCAAGTTTGGTTCATCTCTGAAAGGAAGACTTGGAAAAACAGGAACTTGGCTGCATACAGAACCCTCCTCATCCTCCGAGgacacctcctccaagaagcctgcCCTGATGCTGGGCTTTCCCAGACCATGTGACTCCTGCTACTATAggagcaccaccaccaccccgcCCATCTTGAGCCTTCGGTTTACAGGGCTgtgtcccccaccaccacccctagGCAGGGGCTCTGGAGGACAGGGGTCTGTCAAGCCATTCCCGGGACACAGGGGAAGTTTAGGACATGGCCATGAGTGAGTGAGTGCATAGGTGGGCTCCTGGAACACCCACCAGCCCCTCACTCCAATCCCAGAGGCCTTTCCTGGGCTCACCAGCCCAGGACATTGATTCATGTAAATGTGTAAACAGAAAGAGGACTGTTTTGCCTTTTCACAGAGACAAGTGGCCTCTCCCAAATGAGAAGGTAATTCAGAGGCAGCCAGCCTTGAGGGCAAGGCCCTCAGTTACCCGCGGAGACATAGGCCTGCTCAGACGTGTGCGGGTCCTTTACAGCCACTTAGGGCTTCCTAACTGGGTGGCAATGAGGCTGGCAGACCTGACCACGCCCAATGCACCCACCTGTCTGCGTCCACTCCGGGAGCCGCCACTCACAGGCCCTGAAAGCTTTAGGATCTGCCCATCGGGAACCCAAGGGGTACGGGCTGCTATGGGGCCCTAGACCCCTGAAGCCAGGGACCAAGGTCCCAGCACCCTGACCCCTGGCCCTTGCCATGGCTGGCTCTTTCCACGTCACCCAGAGGCTGTGAGGCCTCCTCAGCCCCACCCTGTGGGTGAGGGGCACCTCTCCGCAGAGCCCTCCCGTGGGTGCCCAGCGAGAGCTGCCCGCGTGCCCCTGGGCGGCACCCACTCTGGTTCTGGACCCCGCTGGGCGTCACGCCTACTGGTGCAGGGGCTGTGCATCCAGgcagacacggggggggggggggacctgtgCAAGCATCCGCCTCCCCCACACCTGCTGAGGCATCTAGACTCAGGGAGGTGCCCCTAGAAAAGCCCAGAAGgcgcgggggaggggtggcgcGCTAATGGAGGCATCTGGGAGGAAGTCTGCACAGGCAGGAAGGACAGGGACATTGCAGGCAGGAGAGGGAGTCAAGGTCACCAGAGCCGCCCGAGAAAATGTAATTATGGTTGCCTGGCCCACGAGGCCCAGCCTCTCCGGGACTCTGGCGGGGGCCGGCACACTGAGCGCTCGGTTACAGCTGCGGCGCTATGCCCAGGCCCAGCCGAGGAGTGCAGGGCACCGGGCCTCACTCCTGGGCTCTGCGCCCCCCAGGTGCTGATGAAACCCTGGGTCTCGGGGTGCCCATGCAACACCCCTCACCTCAGCCTCCCCGCATGGAGGCGGGCAGCTCAGAGGTCCCGCAGAGGGCCCGTGCCATGCAACACCCCTCACCTCAGCCTCCCGCGTGGAGGCAGCAGCTCAGAGGTCCCGCAGAGGGCCCGTGCCATGCAACACCCCTCACCTCAGCCTCCCCGCACGCGCCTCAGCCTCCCCGCGTAGAGGTGGACAGCTCAGAGGTCCCAGAGAGGACCCGTGCCATGCAACACTCCTCACCTCAGCCTCCCCGCGTAGAGGCGGACAGCTCAGAGGTCCCGCAGAGGACCCGTGCCATGCAACACCCCTCACCTCAGCCTCCCCGCGTGGAGGCGGGCAGCTCAGAGGTCCCGCAGAGGACCCGTGCCATGGAACACTCCTCACCTCAGCCTCCCCGCGTGGAGGCAGCAGCTCAGAGGTCCCGCAGAGGGCCCGTGCCATGCAACACCCCTCACCTCAGCCTCCCCGCGTGGAGGCAGCAGCTCAGAGGTCCCGCAGAGGGCCCGTGCCATGCAACACCCCTCACCTCAGCCTCCCCGCACGCGCCTCAGCCTCCCCGCGTAGAGGTGGACAGCTCAGAGGTCCCAGAGAGGACCCGTGCCATGCAACACTCCTCACCTCAGCCTCCCCGCGTAGAGGCGGACAGCTCAGAGGACCC
Proteins encoded in this region:
- the KIF26A gene encoding kinesin-like protein KIF26A isoform X1 — its product is MALPGPPEPPRGAPRKAPSLLEMGALCLDSEIILGFTSHLLRRRAKVAEGGPAREPLQLVEVTPRKRLPVGPEQDPCGSRPVPEGAGAGAEQGHSAGGGGWCGHCHTKLAELKRQAWKLVSGPGTPHRDPCLSALLLDKLSSPGALSSCRPEAERRCDVCATHLNQLTREALQRLQAAAGCEDLDAPHRGPGLTPSSPAAMTGLRDGPGVAGPAGRPPGRTGPARRKELAWPSGPSVQVSVAPAGLGGALSTVTIQAQQCLEGMWSVSRVNSFLPPSCLAEAAVAAVAVADTVRDGPPAVGPDSGPKVWGRGGACTTTLVSSAPGPPARGSTGPSAAASFFVRAAQKLSLASKRKKPHPPPAPAARGTSVYPTDFSGVLQLWPPPAPPCLLRAASKAKDNPSSVGKVKVMLRVWPAEGAQRSAESTSFLKVDPRKKQVTLYDPAAGLPGSTGPRRASTTAVPKMFAFDAVFPQDSEQAEVCSGTVADVLQSVVSGADGCIFSFGHTSLGKSYTMIGRDSSPQSLGVVPCAISWLFRLIEERKERTGTRFSVRVSAVEVCGQDQGLRDLLSEAASGTLQDTPAPGVYLREDPVCGAQLQNQSELRAPTAEKAAFYLDAALAARSAGRAGDPRGARGGSHMLFTLHVYQYRVEKCGRGGMSGGRSRLHLIDLGSCEGVPSRGGEAPGGPLCLSLSALGSVILALVSGAKHVPYREHRLTLLLREALATTNCHTTMIAHISDAPARHAETLSTAQLAARIHRLRRKKVKYASSSSGGDSSCEEGHAHRPLVLPPFYPRLGAPDPNRLASSSPGDPDYSSSSEQSCDTVIYVGPGGAALSDRELTDNEGPPDFVPIIPALSRRRFSGGPRDADHFRCSTFAELQERLGDIDGREGPSGAPASPARGARKPVLPEAAAPRMAVGAPLAASTPHGSPGPDTHRGAPEPPKAPRDPREDGSTKPELLVPDRGMGGGGRRPLPSPAPPPPGQLEAVRVPDEPGGGGADSVGRTPPAGLSGQGGPSRPSTRGRVERGLLTTTVTLQQPVELNGEDELVFTVVEELSLGGRPASLASFSSDCSLQALASGSRPVSIISSMNDEFDACSAPAAGSSASSWDSCSLQAPHASCPWLSDGSLGPAPRPASQASPDPFGSDPLAGLDLLGPPVPDSSPEDHSLGFPECHRLGSPVPMAAAAPTRPGREPQATSPPGAAPAQTIHSSLPRKPRTTSAASHVGCPRLALSPPGPGSLFEDPWLLRGEACDPLQAGSAGRTPSPVPVLAGAHRVVDGGEAAARAAHRPVAAAQIPPLRRGATTLGVTTPATHWGNSPAETAASSGSLKAAPSSKKSVAPKGGPSLRPGGSAPPAPPVRKSSLEHRTGPASAPLPAGSLTLTGAAALLRGDEEARLGGRADHSVSRATSSLKVRAGKAEAAHRPAAHGSLERGEGLAHGSGKARDAAGRPARAVPRLGVPLTSPTLGSAPACKGSPSKGAGTPKSPAAGGKGRSPAASGSRALGASGKPLVPVAGPRAVPRATPSLGPKTSRGTIMGTKQALRAAHSRVNELAASGAPGRAGPSQGSADSDSGNDSGVNVAEERPPAGPSLPSPYSKVTAPRRPQRYSSGHGSDNSSVLSGELPPAMGRTALFYHSGGSSGYESMMRDSEATGSASSAPDSMSDSGAASPGSRARSLKSPKKRATGLQRRRLIPAPLPDAAALGRKPSLPGQWVDLPPPLGASLKEPFEIKVYEIDDVARLQRHRPPPREDLEPCQDTEKGPAVCAGAKLRLAEHRRQRLWDVQTQRELLCAELAETQGRLMVQPGRWLAQFEVDPELEPESAEYLAALERTTAALEQYVNLCKAHVMMVTCFDISIATPATTSGPQEVDV